One window from the genome of Hemitrygon akajei chromosome 4, sHemAka1.3, whole genome shotgun sequence encodes:
- the tada2b gene encoding transcriptional adapter 2-beta, giving the protein MAELGKKYCVYCLADVTSLRLRCTECQDIELCPECFSAGAEIGNHRRWHGYQLVDGGRFTLWGPEAEGGWTSREEQLLLDAIEQYGFGNWEDMAAHVGARAPPEVMEHYVSMYIHGNLGRACIPDTIPNRVTDHTCPSGAPLSPSLTTPLPPLDITAAEQQQLGYMPLRDDYEIEYLQDAETLISGLALNYDDEEVDIELKRAHVDMYVRQLRERQRRKNMARDYSLVPAFLGRERKERVPRRKVTKEERELRAKLRPICQFLSAREFDDCFDNLHKERALRAKIRELQRYRRNGIAKTEESAEYEAARHKRERRKELRGNGGGGGGTGAAGSAAASTANSASAKRPKDEAGREAAAAEFSSAMENLPGFDLLSEREKVLCGSLNLSPGRYLTVKTIIIKDYLQKRQGIPSKSRLPSYLDKVLKKRILNFLTESGWIARDTS; this is encoded by the coding sequence ATGGCGGAGCTGGGTAAGAAGTACTGCGTTTACTGCCTGGCTGACGTGACGAGCCTCCGGCTCCGCTGTACCGAATGCCAGGACATCGAGCTGTGCCCCGAGTGCTTCTCGGCAGGTGCCGAGATCGGCAACCACCGGCGCTGGCACGGCTACCAGTTGGTGGATGGTGGCAGGTTCACGCTGTGGGGGCCCGAGGCCGAGGGCGGCTGGACGAGCCGAGAGGAGCAGTTGCTGCTCGACGCCATCGAACAGTACGGGTTCGGCAACTGGGAGGACATGGCCGCGCACGTAGGGGCGCGCGCGCCACCGGAAGTGATGGAACACTACGTCAGCATGTACATCCACGGTAACCTGGGGCGCGCGTGTATCCCGGACACCATCCCCAACCGCGTGACCGATCACACGTGTCCGAGCGGCGCGCCCCTGTCGCCCAGCCTGACTACGCCGCTACCGCCGCTCGATATCACCGCGGCAGAACAGCAGCAGCTGGGCTACATGCCGCTGCGCGACGATTATGAGATCGAGTACCTGCAGGACGCCGAGACGCTCATCAGCGGCTTGGCGCTCAACTACGACGACGAGGAGGTGGACATCGAGCTGAAGCGCGCGCACGTCGACATGTACGTCAGGCAGCTGCGCGAGCGCCAGCGGCGCAAGAACATGGCGCGCGACTACAGCCTGGTGCCCGCCTTCCTGGGCCGCGAACGGAAGGAGCGCGTGCCGCGCCGCAAGGTAACCAAGGAGGAGCGCGAGCTGCGCGCCAAGCTGCGGCCCATCTGCCAGTTCCTGTCGGCGCGCGAGTTCGACGACTGCTTCGATAACCTGCACAAGGAGCGCGCGCTGCGCGCCAAGATCCGCGAGCTGCAGCGCTACCGGCGCAACGGCATCGCCAAGACCGAGGAGTCGGCCGAGTACGAGGCGGCGCGGCACAAGCGGGAGCGCCGCAAGGAGCTGCGGGGCaacggcggcggcggcggcggtaCCGGGGCGGCGGGCAGCGCCGCCGCCAGCACCGCCAACTCGGCCTCGGCCAAGCGCCCCAAGGACGAAGCGGGAAGGGAGGCGGCGGCCGCCGAGTTCAGCAGCGCCATGGAGAACCTGCCCGGCTTCGATCTGCTGTCCGAGCGGGAGAAGGTGCTGTGTGGCTCGCTGAACCTCAGCCCCGGCCGCTATCTCACTGTCAAAACCATCATCATCAAGGACTACCTACAGAAAAGGCAGGGCATCCCTTCCAAGAGCCGGCTGCCTAGCTACCTAGACAAGGTTTTGAAGAAGAGGATATTGAATTTCTTAACGGAAAGCGGGTGGATTGCCCGGGACACTTCTTGA